A genomic region of Castor canadensis chromosome 16, mCasCan1.hap1v2, whole genome shotgun sequence contains the following coding sequences:
- the LOC109683866 gene encoding uncharacterized protein isoform X1 has product MRLPVKYWVALENQVCLQAEEALTVTPTWCFLLARPCSPTFLPAASVGAMTEKAAAPAPVGCGDRSYTYTELLAISQHFKQNSNELMLSWILRVYDHGGLALSLTSGELALLGDLTHDPIFNYHCKTLQGSCKALLAWLLKAWRQRWESFLHFEATELSFQPWTTMEEGVQLVRELGMLDWIYREPPSLPEPEFSAPEDVPFTQGLQQRLFTAAPLELRLSLVKGMTLVEGMTVLDAVLEIQTIANVGLLWRQSQQGQPKPMLGPNPTHKDLVRWLLRHGVPREQVAKQPTKVLLELYIKEAKRSLSPPGYRPGEEEQPLPPCPNQACGEEAPVHHTCPSPGTWRTLVAPAMGVGGWVPKELGLKCLPHGPLKHTVVRDPRREGLPLPPPPPWAAEVTSCHG; this is encoded by the exons ATGAGGCTCCCGGTGAAGTACTGGGTTGCTTTGGAGAACCAG GTGTGTCTTCAAGCTGAGGAGGCACTCACTGTCACTCCGACTTG GTGTTTCCTCCTGGCCAGGCCCTGTAGCCCCACCTTCCTCCCAG CTGCTTCAGTGGGGGCCATGACTGAGAAAGCTGCAGCGCCTGCCCCAGTGGGCTGTGGGGACCGGAGCTACACATACACCGAGCTGCTGGCCATCTCGCAGCACTTCAAGCAGAACTCCAATGAGCTCATGCTCTCCTGGATCCTGCGGGTATATGACCATGGTGGTCTGGCCCTGTCCCTGACCTCTGGGGAGCTGGCGCTGCTAGGCGACCTGACCCACGACCCCATCTTCAATTACCACTGCAAAACCCTGCAGGGCAGCTGCAAGGCACTGCTGGCCTGGCTGCTCAAGGCCTGGCGTCAGCGCTGGGAGTCCTTCCTGCACTTTGAGGCCACCGAGCTGTCCTTCCAGCCCTGGACCACCATGGAAGAGGGCGTCCAGCTGGTGCGGGAGCTGGGCATGCTCGACTGGATCTACCGCGAGCCCCCATCACTCCCTGAGCCTGAGTTCAGCGCACCAGAGGACGTGCCCTTCACCCAGGGCCTGCAGCAGCGCCTGTTCACAGCCGCTCCCTTGGAGCTGCGCCTCTCACTGGTCAAGGGCATGACACTGGTTGAGGGCATGACGGTGCTGGACGCCGTGCTGGAGATCCAGACCATTGCCAATGTGGGCCTGCTCTGGCGCCAGAGCCAGCAGGGCCAACCCAAGCCCATGCTGGGGCCCAACCCAACACACAAGGACCTGGTGCGCTGGCTGCTCAGACACGGTGTGCCCAGGGAGCAGGTGGCCAAGCAGCCCACCAAGGTCCTGCTAGAGCTGTACATCAAAGAGGCCAAGCGCAGCCTCAGCCCCCCGGGCTACCGACCTGGTGAGGAGGAGCAGCCCCTGCCGCCCTGCCCCAACCAGGCCTGTGGTGAGGAGGCGCCTGTCCACCACACCTGCCCTTCACCTGGCACCTGGAGGACACTGGTTGCCCCAGCCATGGGGGTGGGAGGCTGGGTTCCAAAAGAGCTTGGCCTCAAGTGCCTTCCCCATGGACCTCTCAAGCACACAGTGGTCAGGGACCCCCGAAGGGAGggacttcccctccccccaccacccccatgGGCAGCAGAGGTGACCTCTTGCCATGGCTAA
- the LOC109683866 gene encoding uncharacterized protein isoform X2 yields MTEKAAAPAPVGCGDRSYTYTELLAISQHFKQNSNELMLSWILRVYDHGGLALSLTSGELALLGDLTHDPIFNYHCKTLQGSCKALLAWLLKAWRQRWESFLHFEATELSFQPWTTMEEGVQLVRELGMLDWIYREPPSLPEPEFSAPEDVPFTQGLQQRLFTAAPLELRLSLVKGMTLVEGMTVLDAVLEIQTIANVGLLWRQSQQGQPKPMLGPNPTHKDLVRWLLRHGVPREQVAKQPTKVLLELYIKEAKRSLSPPGYRPGEEEQPLPPCPNQACGEEAPVHHTCPSPGTWRTLVAPAMGVGGWVPKELGLKCLPHGPLKHTVVRDPRREGLPLPPPPPWAAEVTSCHG; encoded by the coding sequence ATGACTGAGAAAGCTGCAGCGCCTGCCCCAGTGGGCTGTGGGGACCGGAGCTACACATACACCGAGCTGCTGGCCATCTCGCAGCACTTCAAGCAGAACTCCAATGAGCTCATGCTCTCCTGGATCCTGCGGGTATATGACCATGGTGGTCTGGCCCTGTCCCTGACCTCTGGGGAGCTGGCGCTGCTAGGCGACCTGACCCACGACCCCATCTTCAATTACCACTGCAAAACCCTGCAGGGCAGCTGCAAGGCACTGCTGGCCTGGCTGCTCAAGGCCTGGCGTCAGCGCTGGGAGTCCTTCCTGCACTTTGAGGCCACCGAGCTGTCCTTCCAGCCCTGGACCACCATGGAAGAGGGCGTCCAGCTGGTGCGGGAGCTGGGCATGCTCGACTGGATCTACCGCGAGCCCCCATCACTCCCTGAGCCTGAGTTCAGCGCACCAGAGGACGTGCCCTTCACCCAGGGCCTGCAGCAGCGCCTGTTCACAGCCGCTCCCTTGGAGCTGCGCCTCTCACTGGTCAAGGGCATGACACTGGTTGAGGGCATGACGGTGCTGGACGCCGTGCTGGAGATCCAGACCATTGCCAATGTGGGCCTGCTCTGGCGCCAGAGCCAGCAGGGCCAACCCAAGCCCATGCTGGGGCCCAACCCAACACACAAGGACCTGGTGCGCTGGCTGCTCAGACACGGTGTGCCCAGGGAGCAGGTGGCCAAGCAGCCCACCAAGGTCCTGCTAGAGCTGTACATCAAAGAGGCCAAGCGCAGCCTCAGCCCCCCGGGCTACCGACCTGGTGAGGAGGAGCAGCCCCTGCCGCCCTGCCCCAACCAGGCCTGTGGTGAGGAGGCGCCTGTCCACCACACCTGCCCTTCACCTGGCACCTGGAGGACACTGGTTGCCCCAGCCATGGGGGTGGGAGGCTGGGTTCCAAAAGAGCTTGGCCTCAAGTGCCTTCCCCATGGACCTCTCAAGCACACAGTGGTCAGGGACCCCCGAAGGGAGggacttcccctccccccaccacccccatgGGCAGCAGAGGTGACCTCTTGCCATGGCTAA